One region of Streptomyces sp. NBC_00102 genomic DNA includes:
- a CDS encoding SDR family NAD(P)-dependent oxidoreductase produces the protein MTTTLITGANKGLGHETARRLVAAGHTVYVGARNAERGKAAAAGLGARFVQLDVTDDASVAAAAATIEAAGGLDVLVNNAGVEVRSQGGDIIGAAELTADVMREVFETNVFGLVRVVHAFLPLLERSVAPVVVNVSSSLASLSQAGKGYPGVAYPASKTTVNMLTVQFAKAFPRMRINAVEPGYTATDLNRHAGPQTVEQGAEIIVRMAQQGTDGPTGGYFDVAGPLPW, from the coding sequence ATGACGACAACTCTGATCACCGGCGCCAACAAGGGCCTCGGACACGAGACCGCCCGCCGCCTCGTCGCCGCCGGCCACACCGTCTATGTGGGAGCGCGCAACGCCGAGCGGGGCAAGGCAGCCGCGGCCGGGCTCGGGGCCAGGTTCGTGCAACTCGACGTCACCGACGACGCGTCCGTCGCCGCGGCTGCGGCCACCATCGAGGCCGCCGGCGGCCTGGACGTCCTCGTCAACAACGCCGGAGTCGAGGTGAGGTCACAGGGTGGCGACATCATCGGCGCCGCGGAACTGACCGCCGACGTGATGCGGGAGGTGTTCGAGACCAACGTCTTCGGCCTGGTCCGGGTGGTCCACGCCTTCCTCCCGCTGCTTGAACGCTCCGTCGCTCCGGTCGTGGTCAACGTGAGCAGCAGCCTGGCCTCGCTGTCCCAGGCCGGCAAGGGGTACCCGGGGGTCGCCTACCCGGCCTCCAAGACCACGGTCAACATGCTCACCGTGCAGTTCGCCAAGGCGTTCCCGCGGATGCGGATCAACGCCGTGGAACCCGGCTACACCGCGACCGACCTGAACCGGCACGCGGGCCCGCAGACCGTCGAACAGGGCGCCGAGATCATCGTCCGGATGGCTCAGCAGGGGACCGACGGGCCGACCGGCGGCTACTTCGACGTGGCGGGCCCGCTGCCCTGGTAG
- a CDS encoding carboxylesterase/lipase family protein: MDVFTTKSGAVHGRPAERDPRVTAVLGIPYAAPPFGPRRFREPGPVPAWDGVRPCLSFGPVAPQSAELPGAPGWKPGDEDILTVNVWTPGEPGEALPVLVWIHGGAFAFGSSAQPDFDGAALAGLGLVVVSCNYRLGFEGFGHVPDGSGSGDVREVCPDNRGLLDQIAALEWVRDNIAAFGGDADRVTVAGQSAGATSVACLMAVERARGLFRRAALHSAVNSCATAESAARTTREVAGAAGIPATREALLAAPPEVLVAASDAVVEACRRNPESGRRHHDPAIFGPVVDGALLSADPLTAASTGATRSGVELLVCRTTEEYTLFEAVGSSADIGTEDRLDVFARDFGLPAALVRGYRDRTADTSVRETYLAIQGDLCFAEYGDRLAEAHARAGGTAFLAHFDRRSGGFPARPVRAWHCADVPFAFGTLDDENVHFLVGGPPGEADRELSARMMRSWAEFAASGDPGWGRLGAGGAPDTHHWRTREEPGGQGPSPERDSYAGGLRALWREAGLPLLTP, translated from the coding sequence GTGGATGTGTTCACGACGAAGTCCGGAGCGGTGCACGGAAGACCGGCCGAACGGGATCCGCGCGTCACGGCCGTGCTCGGCATCCCGTACGCGGCCCCGCCGTTCGGGCCACGCCGGTTCCGCGAGCCCGGACCGGTCCCGGCCTGGGACGGCGTCCGCCCGTGTCTCTCCTTCGGCCCGGTGGCCCCGCAGTCGGCCGAACTCCCCGGCGCCCCGGGCTGGAAGCCCGGGGACGAGGACATCCTGACGGTCAACGTATGGACGCCGGGAGAGCCCGGCGAGGCGCTCCCCGTCCTGGTGTGGATCCACGGAGGCGCCTTCGCCTTCGGCTCCTCGGCCCAGCCCGACTTCGACGGCGCCGCCCTGGCGGGGCTCGGCCTGGTCGTCGTGAGCTGCAACTACCGCCTGGGCTTCGAGGGGTTCGGCCATGTGCCGGACGGCAGCGGGAGCGGGGACGTCCGGGAGGTCTGCCCCGACAACCGCGGACTGCTCGACCAGATCGCCGCCCTGGAATGGGTGCGCGACAACATCGCCGCCTTCGGGGGCGACGCCGACCGGGTCACCGTGGCCGGCCAGTCCGCCGGCGCCACCTCGGTCGCCTGCCTCATGGCCGTGGAGCGCGCCCGCGGTCTGTTCCGGCGGGCCGCCCTCCACTCCGCTGTCAACTCCTGCGCCACGGCCGAATCGGCCGCCCGCACCACTCGGGAGGTAGCCGGGGCGGCCGGTATCCCCGCCACGAGGGAGGCGCTGCTCGCCGCACCTCCCGAGGTGCTCGTCGCCGCCTCCGACGCCGTGGTCGAGGCGTGCCGCCGAAACCCCGAGAGCGGCCGCCGTCACCACGACCCGGCGATCTTCGGGCCGGTCGTCGACGGCGCACTGCTGTCCGCCGACCCGCTGACCGCCGCGTCCACCGGCGCCACCCGGAGCGGTGTCGAACTCCTGGTGTGCCGCACGACGGAGGAGTACACCCTGTTCGAAGCGGTCGGCAGCAGCGCGGACATCGGTACGGAGGACCGACTCGACGTCTTCGCGCGGGACTTCGGGCTTCCCGCCGCACTGGTCCGGGGTTACCGGGACCGTACGGCGGACACGTCCGTCCGCGAGACGTACCTGGCGATCCAGGGCGACCTGTGCTTCGCCGAGTACGGCGACCGGCTCGCCGAGGCCCATGCGCGGGCGGGCGGGACGGCCTTCCTGGCGCACTTCGACCGCAGGTCAGGCGGTTTTCCCGCTCGGCCGGTCCGGGCCTGGCACTGCGCGGACGTTCCGTTCGCCTTCGGCACGCTCGACGACGAGAACGTCCACTTCCTCGTCGGAGGACCGCCGGGCGAGGCCGACCGCGAACTCTCCGCGCGCATGATGCGGTCGTGGGCGGAGTTCGCCGCGAGCGGCGACCCGGGGTGGGGACGGCTCGGGGCGGGCGGCGCCCCGGACACGCATCACTGGCGTACACGTGAGGAGCCGGGCGGACAGGGGCCTTCCCCCGAACGGGACTCGTACGCAGGGGGGTTGCGTGCGCTCTGGCGCGAGGCGGGACTGCCGCTCCTGACTCCTTGA
- a CDS encoding DinB family protein encodes MSRSQPKDDLRSYLQEARDTLLLKLEGLSDYDVRRPLTPTGTNLLGLVKHLSGVELGYFGETFKRPSDEPFPWLDEDAEDNADMWATEDESREEVVARYRRVWQHSDATIAALPLDALGVVPWWSEANREVTLHKILVHVTTETHRHAGHADIVRELIDGDVGYRSQGDNLPEGDAMWWKGYVDRLERTARLFRPDEG; translated from the coding sequence ATGAGTCGGTCACAGCCCAAAGACGATCTGCGGTCCTACCTCCAAGAAGCACGCGACACCCTTCTGCTGAAGCTGGAGGGGCTCTCGGACTACGACGTCCGCCGCCCCCTGACACCGACCGGAACCAACCTGCTGGGCCTGGTCAAGCACCTCTCGGGCGTCGAACTGGGCTATTTCGGGGAGACGTTCAAAAGGCCCTCCGACGAGCCCTTCCCGTGGCTCGACGAGGACGCCGAGGACAACGCCGACATGTGGGCGACCGAGGACGAGAGCCGCGAGGAGGTGGTCGCCCGCTATCGACGCGTGTGGCAGCACTCGGACGCCACCATCGCGGCGCTGCCCCTCGACGCACTCGGTGTCGTGCCGTGGTGGTCCGAGGCGAACCGCGAGGTGACGCTCCACAAGATCCTCGTGCACGTGACCACCGAGACGCACCGGCACGCGGGCCACGCCGACATCGTCCGGGAGCTCATCGACGGAGACGTCGGCTACAGGTCCCAGGGAGACAACCTCCCGGAGGGCGACGCCATGTGGTGGAAGGGGTACGTGGACCGGCTGGAGCGGACCGCGAGGCTGTTCCGCCCCGACGAGGGCTGA
- a CDS encoding protein kinase family protein, with product MREQVSPRAARLACYGEVSTRLSLLSDHRLAEAVAATVPLGSGIGGRSAELDVGGTRVFLKRIPLTDTELRPENARSTANIFGLPLFYQYGVGSAGFGAWRELAVHTMTTNWVLGDEFAGFPLMYHWRVLPDSPPEGFMDGFGGLEGAVAHWEGSSAVRDRLQAVGRSSWSLVVFLEHVEHTLAAWLAERRGAAVREGGDGSPLCRVEESLMRGAAFMRSRGLVHFDAHFANVLTDGHRLYFTDFGLALSSRFALSADESEFLSRHLAYDRCYAASHLLRYHVLDGVRGDKEREVFLDDWIAGRRPVDVPPEIAAVIDRHARPTVVVDSFFRRLLADSKRTPFPAEEIERQSVAALPGRSTPPPRLPGS from the coding sequence ATGCGGGAACAGGTTTCACCACGTGCCGCGCGCCTGGCCTGTTACGGGGAAGTGAGCACACGGCTCTCCCTGCTCAGCGACCACCGGCTCGCGGAAGCCGTGGCGGCCACCGTCCCGCTCGGGTCGGGCATCGGTGGCAGGTCGGCCGAGCTGGACGTCGGCGGAACGCGGGTCTTCCTCAAACGGATCCCTTTGACGGACACGGAATTGCGCCCGGAGAACGCGCGGTCGACGGCGAACATCTTCGGACTGCCGCTGTTCTACCAGTACGGGGTGGGCTCTGCCGGGTTCGGTGCCTGGCGGGAGCTTGCCGTGCACACCATGACCACGAATTGGGTGCTCGGTGACGAGTTCGCGGGATTCCCTCTGATGTACCACTGGCGGGTTCTGCCCGACTCCCCTCCCGAGGGGTTCATGGACGGGTTCGGGGGGCTGGAGGGTGCGGTCGCGCACTGGGAGGGATCATCCGCCGTTCGTGACCGGCTGCAGGCCGTCGGCCGGTCCTCGTGGAGCCTGGTGGTCTTCCTGGAGCACGTGGAGCACACACTCGCCGCATGGCTGGCCGAGCGCCGCGGGGCCGCCGTACGGGAAGGCGGGGACGGCTCGCCCCTGTGCCGGGTGGAGGAGTCCCTGATGCGTGGGGCCGCCTTCATGCGTTCTCGCGGACTCGTCCACTTCGATGCCCACTTCGCCAATGTCCTGACCGATGGCCACCGGCTGTACTTCACCGATTTCGGCCTGGCCCTGAGTTCCCGCTTCGCCCTTTCGGCGGACGAGTCGGAATTCCTCTCGCGTCACCTCGCGTACGACCGCTGCTACGCCGCGAGCCATCTGCTCCGGTACCACGTGCTCGACGGTGTGCGCGGTGACAAGGAACGCGAAGTCTTCCTGGACGACTGGATCGCGGGACGACGCCCCGTGGACGTCCCTCCCGAGATCGCCGCCGTCATCGACCGCCACGCACGTCCTACCGTCGTCGTCGACTCCTTCTTCCGCCGTCTGCTCGCCGACAGCAAGCGAACACCGTTCCCGGCCGAGGAGATCGAGCGGCAGTCGGTCGCCGCCCTCCCGGGGCGATCCACGCCCCCGCCGCGGCTGCCGGGGTCCTGA